The proteins below come from a single Anderseniella sp. Alg231-50 genomic window:
- a CDS encoding 4-(cytidine 5'-diphospho)-2-C-methyl-D-erythritol kinase, whose protein sequence is MITEFAAAKINLALHVTGKRADGYHLLDSAVMFASDAGDVLEVSFADATSLTVSGPFSQGLETDSGNLVLRAFAALQHHYPDDVRPCAINLHKALPVASGIGGGSADAAAALRAIIRLNGLSVEPQTLAGLALQLGADVPVCVSSTACRMRGIGEIIDSWTPAPSLYGVLVNPLVGVSTAGIFRHLGLSPGSAANSEISDRFADVHDTGAVLGWLAECRNDLEPAACHLEPVIRDVLSAIARLSGCRLSRMSGSGATCFGLFEDSGSAAAAAADIARQHPEWWVVDTALV, encoded by the coding sequence ATGATCACCGAGTTCGCCGCAGCGAAAATCAATCTTGCCCTGCATGTTACCGGCAAGCGGGCGGACGGCTACCATCTGCTTGACAGCGCCGTGATGTTTGCATCCGACGCCGGCGACGTGTTGGAAGTATCGTTTGCCGATGCAACCTCCCTGACGGTTTCCGGACCCTTTTCGCAAGGGCTGGAAACGGATTCCGGCAATCTGGTGCTCCGGGCCTTTGCCGCTTTGCAGCACCATTATCCCGATGACGTCCGTCCCTGCGCCATAAACCTGCACAAGGCGCTTCCCGTTGCTTCGGGGATCGGCGGGGGATCCGCTGATGCAGCAGCTGCGCTGCGCGCGATTATCCGTCTCAACGGCTTGTCCGTTGAACCGCAGACACTGGCGGGACTTGCACTGCAGCTGGGTGCGGATGTGCCGGTCTGTGTTTCCTCAACGGCTTGCCGCATGCGTGGCATAGGAGAGATCATCGATAGCTGGACACCTGCGCCGTCGCTGTATGGAGTTCTGGTAAACCCGCTGGTCGGCGTATCGACGGCAGGCATTTTTCGTCATTTGGGCCTGTCACCGGGCAGTGCTGCCAACTCGGAAATCAGCGACAGGTTTGCGGACGTACATGACACCGGCGCTGTACTGGGCTGGCTTGCAGAATGCCGCAATGACCTGGAACCGGCAGCGTGTCATCTGGAACCCGTCATTCGTGATGTGCTGAGCGCCATTGCTCGGTTGTCCGGGTGCCGGCTGTCTCGCATGAGCGGTTCCGGCGCCACCTGCTTCGGCCTGTTCGAGGATTCCGGCAGCGCTGCCGCCGCAGCCGCAGATATTGCCCGGCAGCACCCCGAATGGTGGGTTGTTGACACTGCCCTGGTCTAG
- a CDS encoding tetratricopeptide repeat protein, translated as MAVIPGHAAQSQNADPYAALRIDKASPSGSYLAGRFASRQRDTGIAARYIARALENDPNNPLLIERAFTLEVSSGNITSAEKFAERVLKFNDQHRLSLLVLGLKSMRDGKAALARQYFQKSAYTPIGELSAALLTGWSYASENNLREALAELDKLKRNQAFENFRLFHAGLIADMVKNRNRAEVFYKSAYEKAGTSLRVVQAYGNFLERTGRGDQAVQIYELFLNSTQNNPLVRSALDALKAGKQAEPFIDTAAGGSAEALYSIAGALTDERSIDIALVYARLALSSHPEFSEGQTLLGEVYTQMKLHEQAIAAYDRIEADSPLRSSADIQTATNLNQLNRFDDAVKVLKSLIAREPENYNALLSLGNLYRLNEKWLDAADSYTQALARVDEPGAKNWSVYYFRGIAYERAGRWESAEPDFRKALRFQPEQASVLNYLGYSLIEKRINLTEAFEMVEKAVSLRPNDGYIVDSLGWGHYQLGRYEEAAKLLERAAGLRPEDAVINDHLGDALWRVGRKLEAKFQWQYALDSNPTDENAVKIRKKLRQGLPDPKPASAPTASGTEKPNKS; from the coding sequence ATGGCAGTTATTCCTGGTCATGCCGCGCAGTCACAAAATGCCGACCCGTACGCCGCCTTGCGGATTGACAAGGCATCTCCATCGGGCAGCTATCTTGCCGGGCGGTTCGCCAGTCGTCAGCGCGATACCGGGATTGCCGCGCGGTACATTGCCCGTGCCCTGGAAAACGATCCCAACAACCCGCTTTTGATTGAGCGCGCTTTCACGCTGGAAGTGTCGTCAGGCAATATCACGTCCGCTGAAAAGTTTGCTGAGCGGGTTCTCAAGTTCAACGATCAGCACAGATTGTCACTGCTGGTTCTGGGCCTCAAGTCGATGCGTGACGGCAAGGCTGCGCTTGCTCGCCAGTATTTCCAGAAATCGGCCTACACGCCTATTGGAGAGTTGTCCGCTGCGCTGCTGACCGGTTGGTCCTATGCCTCGGAAAACAATCTCAGAGAAGCCCTGGCTGAGCTTGACAAGCTGAAGCGCAATCAGGCGTTCGAAAACTTTCGGCTGTTCCACGCCGGCCTGATTGCCGACATGGTCAAAAACCGCAACCGGGCGGAAGTGTTCTACAAGTCAGCCTATGAAAAGGCCGGCACCTCGCTGCGGGTCGTCCAGGCCTATGGCAATTTCCTTGAACGCACCGGCCGAGGCGACCAGGCGGTTCAGATATACGAACTGTTCCTGAATTCGACCCAGAACAATCCACTGGTGCGCAGTGCGCTGGATGCCCTGAAGGCTGGAAAACAGGCCGAACCCTTTATTGACACCGCAGCCGGTGGTTCAGCCGAAGCGCTGTACTCCATTGCCGGGGCGCTGACCGACGAGCGCTCCATCGATATTGCACTGGTTTATGCCCGGCTGGCGCTGTCCAGCCATCCGGAGTTTTCCGAGGGCCAGACACTGCTGGGTGAGGTTTACACCCAGATGAAACTGCACGAGCAGGCCATCGCGGCCTATGACAGGATTGAAGCAGACTCCCCGTTGCGCTCCAGCGCGGATATTCAGACAGCCACCAATCTCAACCAGCTGAACCGGTTCGATGATGCGGTGAAGGTGCTGAAGTCCCTGATTGCCCGCGAACCTGAGAACTACAATGCTCTGCTGTCGCTTGGTAACCTGTACCGCCTGAATGAGAAATGGCTCGATGCTGCCGATTCATACACCCAGGCGCTTGCGCGGGTTGACGAGCCGGGCGCGAAAAACTGGTCGGTTTATTATTTCCGCGGCATTGCCTACGAGCGGGCCGGGCGTTGGGAAAGCGCCGAGCCGGATTTCCGCAAGGCACTGCGTTTTCAGCCTGAACAGGCATCTGTGCTGAATTATCTCGGATACTCGCTGATTGAAAAGCGCATCAATCTGACCGAGGCGTTTGAAATGGTTGAAAAGGCCGTTTCACTGCGTCCCAATGACGGCTACATCGTTGATAGCCTCGGTTGGGGACACTACCAGCTGGGGCGGTATGAAGAGGCTGCCAAGCTGCTTGAACGGGCAGCTGGCTTGCGTCCCGAAGATGCCGTGATCAATGATCATCTGGGTGATGCGCTGTGGCGGGTTGGCCGTAAGCTGGAAGCCAAGTTCCAGTGGCAGTACGCGCTTGACTCGAATCCGACCGACGAAAACGCAGTCAAGATCCGCAAGAAGCTCAGGCAAGGACTGCCGGACCCGAAGCCAGCTTCGGCACCGACGGCTTCCGGCACAGAAAAGCCCAACAAGTCCTGA